A single region of the Triticum dicoccoides isolate Atlit2015 ecotype Zavitan chromosome 2B, WEW_v2.0, whole genome shotgun sequence genome encodes:
- the LOC119362349 gene encoding short-chain dehydrogenase/reductase 2b-like isoform X1, whose product MSHHLSATTAAASSSPSRRPSVTSFPSPLHQPSALFQQTNFVATRTEKRPAPSVAAAAASPVSPLLHRLEEMSDHEAIPERLAVVTGGNRGIGIEVCRQLALQGVTVILTARDDEKGKAAVESLCRESNLSNIIFHQLDILDAGSRASLARYIETRYGKLDILVNNAGVGGVAVDQEGLRALNIDPKMWLSGKAAHLIESVIVQTYDEAVKCLNTNYYGLKWATEALLPLLKKSTSGARIINTSSLRSELQRMPNEKLRESLRDADSWDEARIEAMLSEFLEDMKNGRLEVAGWPMMLPAYSMSKMVVNLYTRILARRHPEMRINCVHPGFVKTEINWNTGVLPPEEGARGAVMLALAPGDGPTGCYFDQTKMGEAW is encoded by the exons ATGAGCCATCACctctccgccaccaccgccgccgctagCTCGTCTCCCAGCCGCCGGCCGAGCGTAACCTCATTCCCGTCGCCGCTCCACCAACCAAGCGCGCTGTTCCAGCAGACTAACTTCGTTGCCACTCGCACAGAGAAGAGGCCCGCACCTTCAGTGGCCGCCGCAGCGGCGTCGCCGGTATCACCCCTGCTGCACAG GCTCGAGGAGATGAGTGACCATGAGGCAATCCCTGAAAG GCTTGCTGTGGTCACTGGTGGAAACAGAGGGATCGGCATAGAGGTGTGCCGCCAGCTTGCTCTCCAAGGTGTGACGGTCATTCTCACAGCAAGGGATGATGAGAAAGGAAAAGCTGCGGTTGAGTCCCTTTGCCGTGAATCTAACCTCTCCAACATAATCTTCCATCAGCTCGATATACTGGATGCTGGTAGTCGTGCCTCATTAGCGCGATATATCGAGACCAGATATGGGAAGCTCGACATTTTG GTCAACAATGCAGGTGTTGGAGGGGTGGCAGTAGACCAGGAAGGCCTGAGAGctctcaacattgatcctaagatGTGG CTATCGGGCAAAGCAGCTCATCTGATCGAATCGGTGATTGTACAAACATATGACGAGGCCGTAAAATGTCTTAACACCAACTACTATGGGCTGAAATGGGCAACAGAAGCTCTTCTTCCTCTACTGAAAAAATCCACATCAGGAGCAAGGATTATCAACACCTCCTCCCTTCGTTCAGAGCTGCAG AGAATGCCGAACGAGAAGCTGCGGGAGTCCCTGCGCGACGCCGACAGCTGGGACGAGGCGCGGATCGAGGCCATGCTGAGCGAGTTCCTGGAGGACATGAAGAACGGGCGGCTGGAGGTGGCTGGGTGGCCAATGATGCTGCCGGCCTACAGCATgtccaagatggtggtgaacctctacaCCCGTATCCTGGCGAGGCGGCACCCAGAGATGCGCATCAACTGCGTGCACCCTGGGTTCGTCAAGACGGAGATCAACTGGAACACGGGGGTCCTCCCACCGGAGGAAGGCGCGAGGGGCGCGGTGATGCTGGCGCTGGCGCCTGGCGACGGGCCCACTGGCTGCTACTTCGACCAGACGAAGATGGGGGAGGCTTGGTGA
- the LOC119362349 gene encoding short-chain dehydrogenase/reductase 2b-like isoform X2, with translation MSDHEAIPERLAVVTGGNRGIGIEVCRQLALQGVTVILTARDDEKGKAAVESLCRESNLSNIIFHQLDILDAGSRASLARYIETRYGKLDILVNNAGVGGVAVDQEGLRALNIDPKMWLSGKAAHLIESVIVQTYDEAVKCLNTNYYGLKWATEALLPLLKKSTSGARIINTSSLRSELQRMPNEKLRESLRDADSWDEARIEAMLSEFLEDMKNGRLEVAGWPMMLPAYSMSKMVVNLYTRILARRHPEMRINCVHPGFVKTEINWNTGVLPPEEGARGAVMLALAPGDGPTGCYFDQTKMGEAW, from the exons ATGAGTGACCATGAGGCAATCCCTGAAAG GCTTGCTGTGGTCACTGGTGGAAACAGAGGGATCGGCATAGAGGTGTGCCGCCAGCTTGCTCTCCAAGGTGTGACGGTCATTCTCACAGCAAGGGATGATGAGAAAGGAAAAGCTGCGGTTGAGTCCCTTTGCCGTGAATCTAACCTCTCCAACATAATCTTCCATCAGCTCGATATACTGGATGCTGGTAGTCGTGCCTCATTAGCGCGATATATCGAGACCAGATATGGGAAGCTCGACATTTTG GTCAACAATGCAGGTGTTGGAGGGGTGGCAGTAGACCAGGAAGGCCTGAGAGctctcaacattgatcctaagatGTGG CTATCGGGCAAAGCAGCTCATCTGATCGAATCGGTGATTGTACAAACATATGACGAGGCCGTAAAATGTCTTAACACCAACTACTATGGGCTGAAATGGGCAACAGAAGCTCTTCTTCCTCTACTGAAAAAATCCACATCAGGAGCAAGGATTATCAACACCTCCTCCCTTCGTTCAGAGCTGCAG AGAATGCCGAACGAGAAGCTGCGGGAGTCCCTGCGCGACGCCGACAGCTGGGACGAGGCGCGGATCGAGGCCATGCTGAGCGAGTTCCTGGAGGACATGAAGAACGGGCGGCTGGAGGTGGCTGGGTGGCCAATGATGCTGCCGGCCTACAGCATgtccaagatggtggtgaacctctacaCCCGTATCCTGGCGAGGCGGCACCCAGAGATGCGCATCAACTGCGTGCACCCTGGGTTCGTCAAGACGGAGATCAACTGGAACACGGGGGTCCTCCCACCGGAGGAAGGCGCGAGGGGCGCGGTGATGCTGGCGCTGGCGCCTGGCGACGGGCCCACTGGCTGCTACTTCGACCAGACGAAGATGGGGGAGGCTTGGTGA